The region GGGAAGTCTGAATTTTAACTAAGTCTAATCACAAATGTCTAAATGTCTAAGGTTGGGGAACAACTAGTTTAGaactgtttgttttgttctcaAGAGTCAGTCTTTTAGCAGGTGGATGCTGACGGAGTTCCAGCTGTGTGTAGAGTGCCTTCAGGGGAACAGAGAGTCACTGCCTGGGCCCTAAAATCTGCTTTGAGAAGGGGTTTACCTTTCCTGAGTCCTGTGGATTATCCTCAGGTTGTAGCCCTGATCCAGTAACCTGACCTTGATTAAATAATAAAGTAGATGGTATAGCATATAGAACTACCCAAGTCACTGGCATTGTTCTCCATACCttatatatgttatttaatgTAATACTCACAACAGTTCTGttgccctcattttacagatgaggaaactgtggcataaagaggttaaataactttcttGAGGTCATACAGCTAGGTATTTGAACTTAGGCAGTATTATTATCCTTTGCTTGATGGTTTGTGTTTTAGCTTCTGATCTTTGATATGCTCTGACTGCAGTTAGCCAGTTCATAAAGTAGGAGTGAAAGCCTCTGCCTGGCAAGCCAGAGTGTGTTCTTCCATATAGAGTTCCTCCCTGACTAACCGCTCTCCAGGGTCAGTGTTTTCCTTGGAAGGGAAATCTAGGCGGGCCACACCAACGACAGGCAACAGcagcttgttttctttctcaagtctgATGTGACTGTCCTCATGATTTCATAACCAATTCCCCAATACCTCTACTCATGTACTGATTTCTCCTTTAGTTTTGCTTGCCTGCCCTCTGCTGATTATGTCttcttagcttttgttttattACTCTTTCAGTCTCCTATTTTTCAGAAATTACTTCTACCCACTGTTTGTTTTTCCAAGACTAGGTGGCATTTTTCAGAAATTGATCAATGTTGCCTTTGGTTCTGTGCGTCATTCCAACCCGTTTCAACTTGCCCTCATGCTAAGCTGTTATGCAAGAATAGAAAAGCTCTCTGTTCCATTGACAATCCAGGGCTCTAGCATTTTAGCATTagctccacagggacagaaaTTTTGGCATGTCCACCACTGTATCCTCAGCAGTTAAAAATGGTACCTATCACACAGCATGTAGTCAATAAACaattgttgagtgaatgagtgaatttgGATGTAATTCCTTCAGTTTCTTCTAAAGTGAAggtatcattttcattttcttggtttaGTGTCACATTTGAAGACGAGGGGCACTGAGGATGAGGAATCAACTGAAAAGTGTGAAAATattggaaatgcagaatctgtGTGGCCAAAAATGGAAGGTCTTCACAAGGATCATATGCAGGAATCTAAGGTTGGTGAAACTTGTGATTGGGATAGCAAGGTAGAGAATCAGATGGAAAAGCCTgagggaaaaagaatgaaggaagacaAAAGTGGCATCAGGGAAAAGATTGGCAAAACCAAGAATACAGCAAATATAAAGACAGAACAGGAAGATGAGGCATCTGAGAAAAGCTTACATCTGAGCTCAAAACATGTTACACACCAACCTGTCTGTATAGAACAGAAAAGCAGTGAACAAGGCAAATGTGTGGAGAGCATTAATGGAAACTCTCATCCCATTCTACAGCAGAAAACCAGTGCTGTTAAGAAATCACATAAATGTGATGACTGTGGGAAATCCTTCAAATATAATTCTCGACTTGTTCAACATAAAATTATGCACACTGGTGAAAAACGCTATGAGTGTGATGACTGTGGGGGGACTTTCCGGAGCAGCTCGAGCCTTCGAGTCCACAAGCGGATCCATACTGGGGAGAAGCCGTACAAGTGtgaggaatgtgggaaagcctacaTGTCCTACTCCAGCCTTATAAACCACAAAAGCACCCATTCTGGGGAAAAGAACTGTAAGTGTGATGAGTGTGGAAAATCCTTCAATTATAGCTCTGTTTTGGACCAGCATAAAAGGatccacactggggagaagccctatgaatgtggtgagtgtgggaaggccttcaggAACAGCTCTGGTCTCAGAGTCCACAAAAGGATCCACACAGGTGAGAAGCCCTATGAATGTGACATCTGTGGGAAAACCTTCAGTAATAGCTCTGGCCTTAGAGTCCACAAAAGGATTCACACAGGGGAGAAGCCCTATGAATGTGATgagtgtgggaaggccttcatTACTTGCAGAACACTTCTAAATCATAAAAGCATCCACTTTGGAGATAAACCTTATAAATGTGATGAGTGTGAGAAATCGTTTAATTATAGCTCTCTCCTCATTCAGCATAAAGTcatccacactggagagaaaccttatgaatgtgATGAATGTGGAAAGGCCTTCAGGAACAGCTCAGGCCTTATAGTGCATAAAAGgatccacacaggagagaaaccgtACAAATGTGATGTCTGTGGCAAAGCATTCAGCTATAGCTCAGGCCTTGCAGTCCATAAAAGCATTCACCCTGGGAAGAAAGCCCATGAATGTAAGGAGTGTGGAAAATCATTCAGTTATAACTCACTTCTTCTTCAGCATAAAACGATTCACACTGGAGAGAGACCTTATGTATGTGACGTGTGTGGAAAAACTTTCAGAAACAATTCAGGACTCAAAGTCCACAGGCGGCTTCATACTGGGGAAAAACCATATAAGTGTGATGTGTGTGGAAAAGCCTATATCTCACGCTCTAGCCTTAAAAACCACAAAGGAATCCATCTTGGGGAGAAGCCCTATAAATGTAGTTATTGTGAGAAATCCTTCAATTACAGCTCTGCCCTTGAACAGCATAAAAGGATTCATACAAGGGAGAAACCCTTTGGGTGTGATGagtgtggaaaagccttcagAAATAATTCAGGCCTTAAAGTACATAAACGAATCCACACTGGGGAGAGACCTTACAAATGTgaagaatgtgggaaagcctacaTCTCACTCTCAAGCCTTATAAATCATAAAAGTGTACACCCTGGGGAAAAGCCCTATAAGTGTGATGAGTGTGAAAAAGCCTTCATCACATACCGAACCCTTATAAATCACAAAAAAATTCATCTTGGGGAGAAGCCCTACAAATGCGATGTGTGTGAGAAATCTTTTAATTACACCTCACTCCTTTCTCAACACAGAAGGGTCCACACTAgagagaaaccttatgaatgtgACAGGTGTGAGAAGGTCTTCAGAAACAACTCAAGCCTTAAAGTGCATAAAAGAATCCATACTGGTGAGAAGCCCTATGAATGTGACGTGTGTGGAAAAGCGTACATCTCACACTCAAGCCTTATTAACCATAAAAGTACCCACCCTGGCAAGACACCCTACACGTGTGAtgaatgtggaaaagcttttTTCTCAAGCAGAACTCTTATAAGCCATAAAAGGGTCCATCTTGGGGAGAAACCCTTCAAATGTGTTGAGTGTGGGAAATCTTTTAGTTACAGCTCTCTCCTTTCTCAACACAAAAGGATCCATACAGGGGAAAAACCCTATGTGTGCGATAGGTGTGGGAAGGCATTCAGGAACAGCTCAGGCCTCACAGTGCATAGAAGGATCCACACAGGTGAGAAACCCTATAGATGTGATGAGTGTGGGAAGGCATACATCTCACACTCAAGTCTTATCAACCATAAAGGTGTCCATAGTGGGCAGCAGCCGTATAATTGTGAGTGTGGGAAATCCTTCAATTACAGATCAGTCCTTGACCAACACAAAAGGATCCACACTGGAAAGAAGCCATACCAATGTAACGAGTGTGGGAAGGCTTTCAATATCAGATCGAATCTCACCAAGCATAAAAGAACCCATATTGGGGAGGAATCTTTAAATGTAACAAATATGGGAAGTCATAGTAGCACATCACAGAAGAGAACTCACGAGGGAGGGAATGCTCTGGATGGGACCAGGATGAGCATGTCTCTGTAGGAGGCAGAGCTTATCTAGTATTAGAGAAcccaaatggaagaaaaatcttACAAGAGTGTCTGAGGTCCTTGTTCATGGCTTATAGTTTACATAGTATAAGTGAAACCatgagtaatttttttctctgtgattttCAATCATAGCCAGGAAGGAAGGTTCCAGTGTCAAAGTAGTTGAGCCcttatggaatataaaatagttcgTACTGGGGATAAAACCTATCAAAGTTATGGAGTATGAGACAACCTTCAAAATAAGTAGATATTTCTggacataaaaaacacaaatgagaaaaagacTTCAATTAGAAGTCTCATAGTCACCATCAGAAAGTTCATATTTGGGTAAATTATGTGAATAGAAATGTAGGAAATTCAGGTGTAGCTTTGAATTCCAATTATCCATTGGTCAGTGGAAAAGATCCAAGAAGGACCTCCAGTAGGCAAATTCAGGGAGGGGCAGGCTTCAGGGAATATAAATTAATATCATAGTGGTCATGAAGAATAACTTTGATTTAACTGATTTGCGGGGAGTGATGACAACTTCTGAAATAAAATTTGGATTTCATTGTAGGAAGTGTAAAAAGTGTAGACGTATAAATCTAACAGGAGATAGAAGAGAGTCACTCATAAATAAATTCAAGTTGATTGGACTGTTGTAATGTTGTGCTATACATTATTGAATGggtgaaactttaaaatttttcaaatgaaCCCTCTCAATAAATGATGAATGTGTGATAAGTGAAAACCTCACACATTATGCTACAAATGAAGAGTTATACCATGGACAGAAATTCAGCACATTCAATAACTAATGGAACACATCTTCAACATGAATTTGTACCTTACACAAAAAGAATTGATTCAGGGATTCCTATGAATAGGAATGATGAGAAGGAGAGCATTTTATTGCAAGAGCTAAAAAGCTAAGTAGCTACCAGTAATGG is a window of Globicephala melas chromosome 3, mGloMel1.2, whole genome shotgun sequence DNA encoding:
- the ZFP62 gene encoding zinc finger protein 62 homolog isoform X2 produces the protein MSHLKTRGTEDEESTEKCENIGNAESVWPKMEGLHKDHMQESKVGETCDWDSKVENQMEKPEGKRMKEDKSGIREKIGKTKNTANIKTEQEDEASEKSLHLSSKHVTHQPVCIEQKSSEQGKCVESINGNSHPILQQKTSAVKKSHKCDDCGKSFKYNSRLVQHKIMHTGEKRYECDDCGGTFRSSSSLRVHKRIHTGEKPYKCEECGKAYMSYSSLINHKSTHSGEKNCKCDECGKSFNYSSVLDQHKRIHTGEKPYECGECGKAFRNSSGLRVHKRIHTGEKPYECDICGKTFSNSSGLRVHKRIHTGEKPYECDECGKAFITCRTLLNHKSIHFGDKPYKCDECEKSFNYSSLLIQHKVIHTGEKPYECDECGKAFRNSSGLIVHKRIHTGEKPYKCDVCGKAFSYSSGLAVHKSIHPGKKAHECKECGKSFSYNSLLLQHKTIHTGERPYVCDVCGKTFRNNSGLKVHRRLHTGEKPYKCDVCGKAYISRSSLKNHKGIHLGEKPYKCSYCEKSFNYSSALEQHKRIHTREKPFGCDECGKAFRNNSGLKVHKRIHTGERPYKCEECGKAYISLSSLINHKSVHPGEKPYKCDECEKAFITYRTLINHKKIHLGEKPYKCDVCEKSFNYTSLLSQHRRVHTREKPYECDRCEKVFRNNSSLKVHKRIHTGEKPYECDVCGKAYISHSSLINHKSTHPGKTPYTCDECGKAFFSSRTLISHKRVHLGEKPFKCVECGKSFSYSSLLSQHKRIHTGEKPYVCDRCGKAFRNSSGLTVHRRIHTGEKPYRCDECGKAYISHSSLINHKGVHSGQQPYNCECGKSFNYRSVLDQHKRIHTGKKPYQCNECGKAFNIRSNLTKHKRTHIGEESLNVTNMGSHSSTSQKRTHEGGNALDGTRMSMSL
- the ZFP62 gene encoding zinc finger protein 62 homolog isoform X1, with the protein product MAKAVPGGEVSHLKTRGTEDEESTEKCENIGNAESVWPKMEGLHKDHMQESKVGETCDWDSKVENQMEKPEGKRMKEDKSGIREKIGKTKNTANIKTEQEDEASEKSLHLSSKHVTHQPVCIEQKSSEQGKCVESINGNSHPILQQKTSAVKKSHKCDDCGKSFKYNSRLVQHKIMHTGEKRYECDDCGGTFRSSSSLRVHKRIHTGEKPYKCEECGKAYMSYSSLINHKSTHSGEKNCKCDECGKSFNYSSVLDQHKRIHTGEKPYECGECGKAFRNSSGLRVHKRIHTGEKPYECDICGKTFSNSSGLRVHKRIHTGEKPYECDECGKAFITCRTLLNHKSIHFGDKPYKCDECEKSFNYSSLLIQHKVIHTGEKPYECDECGKAFRNSSGLIVHKRIHTGEKPYKCDVCGKAFSYSSGLAVHKSIHPGKKAHECKECGKSFSYNSLLLQHKTIHTGERPYVCDVCGKTFRNNSGLKVHRRLHTGEKPYKCDVCGKAYISRSSLKNHKGIHLGEKPYKCSYCEKSFNYSSALEQHKRIHTREKPFGCDECGKAFRNNSGLKVHKRIHTGERPYKCEECGKAYISLSSLINHKSVHPGEKPYKCDECEKAFITYRTLINHKKIHLGEKPYKCDVCEKSFNYTSLLSQHRRVHTREKPYECDRCEKVFRNNSSLKVHKRIHTGEKPYECDVCGKAYISHSSLINHKSTHPGKTPYTCDECGKAFFSSRTLISHKRVHLGEKPFKCVECGKSFSYSSLLSQHKRIHTGEKPYVCDRCGKAFRNSSGLTVHRRIHTGEKPYRCDECGKAYISHSSLINHKGVHSGQQPYNCECGKSFNYRSVLDQHKRIHTGKKPYQCNECGKAFNIRSNLTKHKRTHIGEESLNVTNMGSHSSTSQKRTHEGGNALDGTRMSMSL
- the ZFP62 gene encoding zinc finger protein 62 homolog isoform X3, translating into MEGLHKDHMQESKVGETCDWDSKVENQMEKPEGKRMKEDKSGIREKIGKTKNTANIKTEQEDEASEKSLHLSSKHVTHQPVCIEQKSSEQGKCVESINGNSHPILQQKTSAVKKSHKCDDCGKSFKYNSRLVQHKIMHTGEKRYECDDCGGTFRSSSSLRVHKRIHTGEKPYKCEECGKAYMSYSSLINHKSTHSGEKNCKCDECGKSFNYSSVLDQHKRIHTGEKPYECGECGKAFRNSSGLRVHKRIHTGEKPYECDICGKTFSNSSGLRVHKRIHTGEKPYECDECGKAFITCRTLLNHKSIHFGDKPYKCDECEKSFNYSSLLIQHKVIHTGEKPYECDECGKAFRNSSGLIVHKRIHTGEKPYKCDVCGKAFSYSSGLAVHKSIHPGKKAHECKECGKSFSYNSLLLQHKTIHTGERPYVCDVCGKTFRNNSGLKVHRRLHTGEKPYKCDVCGKAYISRSSLKNHKGIHLGEKPYKCSYCEKSFNYSSALEQHKRIHTREKPFGCDECGKAFRNNSGLKVHKRIHTGERPYKCEECGKAYISLSSLINHKSVHPGEKPYKCDECEKAFITYRTLINHKKIHLGEKPYKCDVCEKSFNYTSLLSQHRRVHTREKPYECDRCEKVFRNNSSLKVHKRIHTGEKPYECDVCGKAYISHSSLINHKSTHPGKTPYTCDECGKAFFSSRTLISHKRVHLGEKPFKCVECGKSFSYSSLLSQHKRIHTGEKPYVCDRCGKAFRNSSGLTVHRRIHTGEKPYRCDECGKAYISHSSLINHKGVHSGQQPYNCECGKSFNYRSVLDQHKRIHTGKKPYQCNECGKAFNIRSNLTKHKRTHIGEESLNVTNMGSHSSTSQKRTHEGGNALDGTRMSMSL